One window of the Janthinobacterium sp. PAMC25594 genome contains the following:
- a CDS encoding Spy/CpxP family protein refolding chaperone: MNASMTTLRKNLIIAMSVLGMGAASLTVHAQEAAASAPAASTKMQHDGQRGPHRGGNPAERMAKYQARLHDKLKLTAAQEPAWATFTAANAPKKPMGDWKAKHEAMAKLSAPERMEQWIAMSKERIASQESRLASLKTFYAVLTPEQKKVFDDSVPGGKHGGHRGGHHGMEQHPKAG, from the coding sequence ATGAACGCCTCAATGACAACCTTGCGCAAGAATTTGATCATCGCCATGAGCGTACTCGGCATGGGTGCGGCATCGCTGACCGTCCACGCCCAGGAAGCGGCCGCCAGCGCGCCTGCCGCCAGCACCAAAATGCAACATGATGGCCAGCGCGGCCCGCACCGCGGTGGCAACCCTGCCGAGCGCATGGCCAAGTACCAGGCCCGCCTGCACGACAAGCTGAAGCTGACAGCCGCGCAGGAACCGGCCTGGGCCACTTTCACGGCCGCCAACGCGCCGAAAAAACCGATGGGCGACTGGAAGGCCAAGCACGAAGCGATGGCCAAGCTGTCGGCGCCGGAGCGCATGGAACAATGGATCGCCATGTCGAAGGAACGCATCGCCAGCCAGGAAAGTCGCCTGGCCTCGCTGAAGACCTTCTATGCCGTGCTGACGCCGGAGCAAAAGAAAGTGTTTGATGACAGCGTGCCTGGCGGCAAGCACGGCGGCCATCGTGGTGGCCACCATGGCATGGAGCAGCATCCGAAAGCAGGGTAG
- the dsbD gene encoding protein-disulfide reductase DsbD: MSRFLSSATARAAPRHPLLTWFAACFFLLIAVFGAGHARADDEFLDPELAFKFSARMQDPSTIAVTYVIADGYYMYHERFKFDAVGAKLGTPVYPAGKVKFDDTFQKNVETFRKTLTITIPVQAAGAFTLKATGQGCSDKGLCYAPQDATAQLVGGGGGQSMAPGGVASKFALPSAPAVDMAAVNGSQAQASPGVSVLSVPQADITSTPEPVAAVPVAAGPAPAQNELGKIESALKGGKLLVIVPLFMLLGLGLAFTPCVLPMVPILSSIIIGDGAKVSRSRGLLLSLTYALGMAIVYTALGVAAGLAGEGLAAKLQNPWVLGFFALLMAGLALSMFGLYELQVPAFLQGKLTSVSNQQSSGRLAGVFVMGAISALIVGPCVAAPLAGALLYISQTRDVVIGGSALFAMAVGMSVPLLLVGVSAGTLLPRAGAWMDAVKRFFGVLQLGVAWWLVSPVLPGAVQMLGWTVLFVGYGMYLLVGKSGAQHAWVAKAFGLVFAVLGAMQLVGVASGGRDPLAPLAHLGGGQVYAQPFTRVKTVAQLDAALAQLGGKPALLDFYADWCVSCIEMEKLTFVDPAVREKMGQAVLLQVDVTANDADDKAMLKRFQLFGPPGIIMFNPQGQEIAQSRVIGFQNASTFLISLRKLEE; the protein is encoded by the coding sequence ATGTCCCGTTTCCTCTCCAGCGCCACCGCGCGCGCCGCGCCACGCCATCCTTTGCTCACTTGGTTTGCTGCCTGTTTCTTCCTGTTGATCGCCGTTTTTGGCGCCGGCCATGCCCGTGCCGACGATGAATTCCTCGATCCCGAACTGGCGTTCAAATTTTCCGCCCGCATGCAGGATCCGTCCACCATCGCCGTCACCTATGTGATTGCCGATGGTTACTATATGTACCATGAGCGCTTCAAGTTCGACGCCGTGGGCGCCAAGCTGGGCACGCCTGTGTATCCGGCTGGCAAGGTCAAGTTTGACGACACTTTCCAGAAGAACGTGGAAACGTTCCGCAAGACGCTGACCATCACCATTCCCGTGCAGGCCGCTGGCGCGTTCACCCTGAAAGCGACGGGACAGGGCTGTTCCGACAAGGGCCTGTGCTATGCGCCGCAGGATGCCACGGCCCAGCTGGTGGGCGGGGGCGGCGGCCAGAGCATGGCGCCGGGCGGCGTGGCGTCGAAGTTTGCCTTGCCTTCCGCGCCGGCAGTCGACATGGCGGCCGTCAACGGCTCGCAGGCGCAGGCGTCGCCTGGCGTATCCGTGCTGAGCGTTCCCCAGGCCGATATCACCAGCACGCCCGAGCCGGTAGCGGCGGTTCCTGTGGCGGCAGGCCCGGCGCCCGCGCAAAACGAGCTGGGCAAGATCGAATCGGCCCTGAAGGGCGGCAAGCTGCTCGTCATCGTGCCCCTGTTCATGTTGCTGGGCCTGGGCCTGGCGTTCACCCCATGCGTGCTGCCGATGGTGCCGATTTTGTCGTCGATCATCATCGGCGATGGCGCCAAGGTCAGCCGTTCGCGCGGCTTGCTGCTGTCGCTGACGTACGCGCTGGGTATGGCCATCGTCTACACGGCGCTGGGCGTGGCGGCGGGCCTGGCGGGCGAAGGCCTGGCGGCCAAGCTCCAAAATCCGTGGGTGCTGGGCTTTTTCGCCTTGCTGATGGCGGGCCTGGCCCTGTCGATGTTCGGCTTGTATGAGCTGCAAGTGCCGGCTTTCCTGCAAGGCAAGCTGACGTCCGTGTCGAACCAGCAATCGTCAGGCCGCCTGGCGGGCGTATTCGTCATGGGCGCCATTTCCGCCCTGATCGTCGGGCCATGCGTGGCCGCGCCGCTGGCCGGCGCCTTGCTGTACATCAGCCAGACGCGCGACGTCGTCATCGGCGGCAGCGCGCTGTTTGCCATGGCGGTGGGCATGAGCGTGCCCTTGCTGTTGGTGGGCGTCTCGGCCGGCACCTTGCTGCCGCGTGCCGGCGCCTGGATGGATGCCGTCAAGCGCTTCTTTGGCGTGCTGCAACTGGGCGTGGCCTGGTGGCTGGTCTCGCCCGTGCTGCCTGGCGCCGTGCAAATGCTGGGCTGGACGGTGCTGTTCGTCGGTTACGGTATGTATTTGTTGGTGGGCAAGAGCGGCGCGCAGCACGCCTGGGTGGCCAAGGCCTTCGGCCTGGTGTTTGCCGTGCTGGGTGCGATGCAACTGGTGGGCGTGGCCAGCGGTGGACGCGATCCGCTGGCGCCGCTGGCGCACCTGGGCGGTGGCCAGGTGTACGCGCAACCTTTTACACGCGTAAAGACCGTGGCGCAGCTCGATGCGGCGCTGGCGCAGCTGGGTGGCAAGCCGGCCTTGCTGGACTTTTATGCCGACTGGTGCGTGTCGTGCATCGAGATGGAAAAACTGACCTTCGTCGATCCCGCCGTGCGCGAGAAGATGGGACAAGCCGTGCTGCTGCAAGTGGACGTGACGGCCAATGACGCGGACGACAAGGCCATGCTGAAGCGTTTCCAGCTGTTCGGCCCGCCAGGCATCATCATGTTCAACCCGCAAGGGCAGGAGATCGCCCAGTCGCGCGTGATCGGTTTCCAGAATGCATCGACGTTCCTGATTTCCTTGCGCAAGCTGGAGGAGTAG
- the rplQ gene encoding 50S ribosomal protein L17 — MRHGHGLRKLNRTSSHRLAMLRNMTVSLLRHEAIKTTLPKAKELRRVVEPILTLGKTDCLANKRLAFNRLRDREMVLKLFAELGPRYANRNGGYVRILKMGFRVGDNAPMAFVELMDRPDTTEAVEIAGE; from the coding sequence ATGCGTCACGGTCACGGCCTCCGTAAACTGAATCGTACCTCGTCCCACCGTCTGGCAATGCTGCGCAACATGACAGTATCGCTGCTGCGTCACGAAGCGATCAAAACCACCCTGCCAAAAGCAAAAGAACTGCGCCGCGTTGTTGAGCCAATTCTGACCTTGGGCAAAACTGACTGCCTGGCAAACAAGCGTCTGGCCTTCAACCGCCTGCGCGATCGTGAAATGGTCTTGAAGCTGTTCGCTGAACTGGGCCCACGTTACGCCAACCGTAACGGCGGCTATGTGCGTATCCTGAAAATGGGTTTCCGCGTAGGCGATAACGCTCCTATGGCGTTCGTCGAACTGATGGATCGTCCAGACACGACCGAAGCAGTTGAAATCGCTGGCGAGTAA
- a CDS encoding DNA-directed RNA polymerase subunit alpha: MQNSLLKPRIIDVEALGAGHAKVVMEPFERGYGHTLGNALRRVLLSSMVGYAPTEVTIAGVVHEYSSLDGVQEDVVDLLLNLKGVVFKVHNRDSVTLTLKKEGEGAILASDIDLPHDVELINPDHVIAHLTAGGKLDMQIKVEKGRGYVPGNVRRLSEDTNKTIGRIILDASFSPVRRVSYFVESARVEQRTDLDKLIINIETNGVISPEEAIRQSARVLVDQLNVFAALEGTEAAAEAPSRAPLVDPILLRPVDDLELTVRSANCLKAENIYYIGDLIQRSENELLKTPNLGRKSLNEIKEVLASRGLTLGMKLENWPPAGLEK, translated from the coding sequence ATGCAAAACAGTTTGTTGAAGCCACGTATTATCGATGTTGAAGCTCTCGGTGCAGGTCACGCCAAAGTCGTGATGGAACCGTTCGAGCGCGGCTATGGCCACACATTGGGTAACGCGTTGCGCCGCGTCTTGCTGTCGTCGATGGTAGGCTACGCGCCGACCGAAGTGACGATCGCCGGCGTCGTCCACGAATATTCCTCCCTCGATGGCGTGCAAGAAGACGTCGTCGATCTGTTGCTGAACTTGAAGGGTGTGGTTTTCAAAGTCCACAACCGCGATTCGGTAACCCTGACCCTGAAAAAAGAAGGCGAAGGCGCGATCCTGGCCTCCGACATCGACCTGCCGCATGACGTCGAACTGATCAACCCTGACCACGTGATCGCCCACCTGACCGCTGGTGGCAAGCTGGACATGCAGATCAAGGTTGAAAAAGGCCGCGGCTACGTTCCTGGTAACGTGCGTCGCCTGTCGGAAGACACGAACAAGACCATCGGCCGCATCATCCTGGACGCGTCGTTCTCGCCAGTGCGCCGTGTATCGTACTTCGTTGAATCGGCTCGCGTTGAGCAACGTACCGACCTGGACAAGCTGATCATCAACATCGAAACCAACGGCGTGATCTCGCCGGAAGAAGCGATCCGCCAGTCGGCCCGCGTCCTGGTGGATCAGTTGAATGTGTTCGCTGCCCTGGAAGGCACGGAAGCTGCCGCTGAAGCGCCATCGCGCGCTCCGCTGGTCGATCCTATCCTGTTGCGTCCAGTCGACGATCTGGAGTTGACCGTGCGTTCGGCGAACTGCCTGAAAGCGGAAAACATCTACTACATCGGCGACCTGATCCAACGTTCGGAAAACGAACTGCTGAAAACGCCAAATCTGGGCCGCAAGTCCCTGAACGAAATCAAGGAAGTGCTGGCATCGCGCGGCTTGACCTTGGGCATGAAGCTGGAAAACTGGCCGCCTGCAGGCCTGGAAAAGTAA
- the rpsD gene encoding 30S ribosomal protein S4 has protein sequence MARYIGPKAKLSRREGTDLFLKSARRSLDSKCKLDVKPGQHGVKSGARTSDYGNQLREKQKVKRMYGVLERQFRRYFAEADRRKGNTGETLLKLLETRLDNVCYRMGFGSTRAEARQLVSHKAFTVNGIVVNIASYAVKVGDIVAVREKSKKQVRIVEALSLAEQVGMPSWVSVDAKKMEGTFKSLPERNEIANDVNESLIVELYSR, from the coding sequence GTGGCACGTTATATCGGACCTAAAGCAAAACTCTCCCGCCGTGAAGGTACTGACCTGTTCCTGAAGAGCGCACGTCGCTCGCTCGACAGCAAGTGCAAACTGGACGTCAAACCAGGCCAGCACGGTGTCAAATCCGGCGCCCGCACCTCGGACTACGGTAACCAACTGCGCGAAAAGCAAAAAGTAAAACGCATGTACGGCGTGCTGGAACGTCAATTCCGCCGCTACTTCGCTGAAGCGGACCGTCGTAAAGGCAACACCGGCGAAACGCTGTTGAAGTTGCTGGAAACGCGTCTGGACAACGTTTGCTACCGCATGGGCTTTGGTTCGACCCGCGCTGAAGCGCGTCAATTGGTCAGCCACAAAGCGTTCACCGTGAACGGTATCGTTGTGAACATCGCTTCGTACGCGGTTAAAGTTGGCGACATCGTTGCTGTTCGTGAAAAATCGAAAAAGCAAGTGCGTATCGTTGAAGCACTGTCGCTGGCTGAACAAGTTGGCATGCCTAGCTGGGTTTCGGTTGATGCCAAGAAAATGGAAGGCACCTTCAAGTCCCTGCCAGAGCGTAACGAAATCGCTAACGACGTCAACGAATCGCTGATCGTCGAGCTGTACTCGCGTTAA
- the rpsK gene encoding 30S ribosomal protein S11: MAKSQNNAASARVRKKVKKNVAEGIAHVHASFNNTIITITDRQGNALSWATSGGAGFKGSRKSTPFAAQVAAEAAGKVAVECGVKNLEVRIKGPGPGRESAVRALNNLGIKITEIQDVTPVPHNGCRPPKRRRI, encoded by the coding sequence ATGGCTAAGTCGCAAAATAACGCCGCATCAGCACGCGTGCGTAAAAAGGTTAAAAAGAACGTCGCTGAAGGCATTGCACATGTCCACGCTTCGTTTAATAACACCATCATTACCATCACCGATCGTCAAGGCAATGCCTTGTCGTGGGCTACCTCCGGCGGTGCAGGCTTCAAGGGTTCGCGTAAATCGACCCCGTTCGCAGCGCAGGTCGCCGCGGAAGCCGCTGGTAAAGTGGCTGTTGAGTGTGGCGTCAAGAACCTGGAAGTACGTATCAAGGGCCCAGGTCCTGGTCGTGAATCCGCTGTTCGCGCGCTGAACAACCTGGGCATCAAGATCACCGAGATCCAGGACGTGACGCCGGTACCGCACAACGGTTGCCGTCCACCGAAACGCCGTCGTATCTAA
- the rpsM gene encoding 30S ribosomal protein S13: MARIAGVNIPNHQHTVIGLTAIYGVGRPRAEKICASTGVATNKKIKDLDDNELEKLRDEVGKFIVEGDLRRELSMNIKRLMDLGCYRGMRHRKGLPCRGQRTRTNARTRKGPRKAAQSLKK, translated from the coding sequence ATGGCACGTATTGCAGGGGTTAATATCCCAAATCATCAGCATACCGTTATCGGCCTGACAGCCATCTACGGTGTGGGCCGTCCACGCGCAGAGAAAATCTGTGCATCGACCGGTGTAGCAACCAACAAAAAGATCAAAGATCTGGATGACAACGAACTGGAAAAACTGCGCGATGAAGTAGGTAAATTCATCGTCGAAGGCGATCTGCGTCGTGAACTGTCCATGAACATCAAGCGTTTGATGGATCTGGGTTGCTACCGCGGCATGCGTCATCGTAAGGGTCTGCCTTGCCGTGGCCAGCGTACGCGTACGAACGCACGTACCCGCAAGGGACCGCGTAAAGCCGCTCAATCGCTGAAAAAATAA
- the rpmJ gene encoding 50S ribosomal protein L36, with translation MKVLASVKRICRNCKIIKRKGVVRVICVEPRHKQRQG, from the coding sequence ATGAAAGTTCTCGCATCAGTCAAGCGGATCTGCCGCAACTGCAAGATCATCAAGCGCAAAGGCGTAGTCCGCGTAATCTGCGTGGAACCACGTCACAAGCAGCGTCAAGGTTAA
- the infA gene encoding translation initiation factor IF-1, whose amino-acid sequence MAKDDVIQMQGEILENLPNATFRVKLENGHVVLGHISGKMRMNYIRILPGDKVTVELTPYDLSRARIVFRTK is encoded by the coding sequence ATGGCAAAAGACGACGTCATACAGATGCAGGGCGAGATTCTTGAGAATCTCCCAAATGCAACATTTCGAGTGAAGCTGGAGAACGGACACGTGGTCCTCGGGCATATTTCAGGTAAAATGCGGATGAACTATATTCGCATTCTCCCTGGAGACAAGGTGACGGTGGAGTTAACGCCGTACGACTTGAGCCGGGCCCGTATTGTGTTCCGTACCAAGTAA
- the secY gene encoding preprotein translocase subunit SecY, which translates to MATNPQLAKSAAAGFPWGRLWFLLGALVVYRIGAHVPVPGIDPTQLASLFKEHEGGVLGMFNMFSGGALSRFTVFALGIMPYISASIIMQLLSIVSPQMEALKKEGEAGRRKITQYTRYFTVALALFQALGIAVALESQAGLVLEPGLAFRFVTVVTLLTGTMFLMWLGEQITERGLGNGISIIIFAGIAAGLPSALGGLFTQVSNGSIGSFSAIFIVILVALVTYFVVFVERGQRKILVNYAKRQVGNKIYGGQTSHLPLKLNMAGVIPPIFASSIILFPATIVDWFSKGADNANPAVRFLKDLAASMGPGEPIHALLYAVAIVFFCFFYTALVFNSKETADNLKKSGAFIPGIRPGEQTARYIDKILTRLTLAGAVYITLVCLLPEFMQAQWKVPFYFGGTSLLIIVVVTMDFMAQVQNYVMSQQYDSLLRKANFKGGIPTR; encoded by the coding sequence TTGGCGACTAATCCACAACTTGCTAAAAGTGCAGCGGCCGGTTTCCCTTGGGGACGGCTCTGGTTTTTGCTTGGCGCATTGGTGGTTTATCGTATCGGTGCTCACGTCCCGGTTCCCGGGATTGACCCGACACAATTAGCCTCGCTGTTCAAGGAGCACGAAGGCGGCGTCCTGGGCATGTTCAACATGTTCTCGGGCGGTGCCTTGTCTCGTTTTACAGTGTTTGCGCTGGGTATCATGCCTTATATCTCGGCCTCGATCATCATGCAATTGCTGTCGATCGTGTCACCGCAGATGGAAGCGTTGAAAAAAGAAGGCGAAGCAGGTCGTCGCAAGATCACCCAGTACACCCGGTATTTCACGGTTGCCCTGGCACTGTTCCAAGCGTTAGGCATTGCAGTCGCACTGGAGTCGCAAGCTGGTCTGGTGTTGGAACCTGGTCTTGCATTCCGCTTCGTGACGGTCGTCACTTTGTTGACCGGAACAATGTTTTTGATGTGGTTGGGTGAGCAAATTACCGAGCGTGGCTTGGGGAATGGCATCTCGATCATCATTTTTGCCGGGATTGCAGCAGGTCTGCCGTCGGCGTTGGGTGGCTTGTTCACTCAGGTGTCGAATGGTTCGATCGGCAGCTTCAGCGCGATTTTCATCGTGATTCTGGTAGCACTGGTAACGTACTTCGTCGTATTCGTCGAACGCGGTCAGCGCAAAATATTGGTCAATTACGCGAAGCGCCAGGTAGGCAACAAGATTTATGGCGGTCAAACCAGCCATTTGCCGTTGAAGCTGAACATGGCCGGCGTGATCCCGCCGATCTTTGCTTCTTCGATCATCTTGTTTCCGGCCACTATCGTGGACTGGTTTTCAAAGGGCGCCGACAACGCTAACCCTGCGGTGCGGTTCTTGAAAGATTTGGCAGCATCGATGGGGCCTGGTGAGCCTATCCATGCGCTGTTGTACGCAGTGGCGATCGTGTTTTTCTGTTTCTTCTATACAGCGCTGGTGTTTAACAGCAAGGAAACAGCGGATAACTTGAAGAAAAGCGGTGCGTTCATTCCCGGGATCCGTCCAGGCGAGCAGACAGCCCGTTACATCGACAAGATCCTGACACGCTTGACACTTGCCGGCGCAGTCTACATCACCCTGGTGTGTTTATTGCCGGAATTTATGCAAGCCCAGTGGAAAGTACCATTCTATTTCGGCGGTACTTCTTTATTGATTATTGTAGTTGTCACCATGGATTTCATGGCGCAAGTACAGAACTACGTGATGTCGCAGCAATATGATTCGCTGCTGCGCAAAGCAAATTTCAAGGGCGGAATTCCGACGCGTTAA
- the rplO gene encoding 50S ribosomal protein L15 gives MELNTIAPAEGAKHYKRRVGRGIGSGLGKTSGRGHKGQKSRSGGFHKVGFEGGQMPLQRRLPKRGFKSMHATFKAEVRLSDLNNLAVGDVDILVLKQAGVLGVLARDVRVILSGEITKAVNLKGLKVSAGAKAAIEAAGGSVA, from the coding sequence ATGGAATTGAATACTATTGCACCAGCCGAAGGCGCTAAGCACTACAAGCGTCGCGTCGGTCGCGGTATCGGCTCCGGCCTGGGTAAAACCTCGGGTCGTGGTCACAAAGGTCAGAAATCGCGTTCGGGCGGCTTTCATAAAGTCGGTTTCGAAGGCGGTCAGATGCCTCTGCAACGCCGTCTGCCTAAGCGCGGTTTCAAATCGATGCACGCAACCTTCAAAGCTGAAGTGCGCCTGTCCGATCTGAACAACCTGGCTGTTGGCGATGTCGACATTCTGGTCTTGAAGCAAGCTGGCGTTCTGGGCGTGTTGGCCCGTGACGTGCGCGTGATCTTGTCCGGCGAAATCACCAAAGCGGTGAATTTGAAGGGCTTGAAAGTGTCCGCTGGCGCGAAAGCCGCCATCGAAGCAGCCGGCGGCTCGGTAGCCTGA
- the rpmD gene encoding 50S ribosomal protein L30 — MTNTVKVQLVKGLIGTRESHRATVRGLGLRRVNSVSELQDTPSVRGMINKVSYLVKVVG, encoded by the coding sequence ATGACAAACACAGTCAAAGTGCAATTGGTCAAGGGCTTGATCGGTACGCGCGAATCGCATCGCGCTACCGTGCGCGGTCTGGGTCTGCGTCGTGTAAATTCGGTTTCCGAATTGCAAGACACCCCATCCGTACGCGGCATGATCAATAAAGTATCGTATCTCGTTAAAGTTGTCGGGTAA
- the rpsE gene encoding 30S ribosomal protein S5 codes for MAKMQAKMQSDKPDDGMREKMIAINRVTKVVKGGRIMGFAALTVVGDGDGRVGMGKGKSKEVPVGVQKAMEEARRNLIKVPLKNGTLHHTVVGRHGASKVLMNPAKPGTGVIAGGAMRAIFEVMGVTDVVAKSTGSNNPYNLVRATLDGLSKMSTASDIAAKRGKSVEDILA; via the coding sequence ATGGCAAAAATGCAAGCAAAAATGCAAAGCGACAAGCCGGATGATGGCATGCGCGAAAAAATGATCGCGATCAACCGCGTGACCAAAGTGGTCAAGGGTGGTCGTATCATGGGTTTCGCCGCGCTGACCGTAGTTGGTGATGGCGATGGCCGCGTCGGCATGGGCAAGGGCAAATCGAAAGAAGTGCCAGTTGGCGTGCAGAAGGCAATGGAAGAAGCCCGTCGCAACCTGATCAAAGTACCGCTCAAAAACGGTACCTTGCATCACACGGTTGTTGGTCGTCACGGCGCCTCCAAGGTCCTGATGAACCCAGCTAAGCCTGGTACCGGCGTGATCGCTGGTGGCGCCATGCGCGCTATCTTCGAAGTGATGGGCGTGACGGACGTGGTGGCGAAATCCACCGGTTCGAACAACCCATACAACCTGGTACGCGCTACGCTGGACGGCCTGTCGAAAATGAGCACTGCTTCCGATATCGCTGCCAAACGCGGCAAGTCGGTTGAAGACATTCTGGCTTAA
- the rplR gene encoding 50S ribosomal protein L18: MDKKESRLRRGRQTRIKIAELKVNRLSVHRTNLHIYANLISPDAKILVSASTAEAEVRAELAGQSGKGGNAAAAALIGKRVAEKALKAGITEVAFDRSGFRYHGRVKALAEAAREAGLKF, from the coding sequence ATGGATAAGAAAGAATCACGGCTTCGCCGCGGACGCCAAACCCGCATCAAGATTGCGGAATTGAAAGTAAATCGCTTGTCGGTGCACCGCACCAACCTGCATATTTACGCCAACCTGATCAGCCCGGATGCAAAAATCCTGGTTTCGGCCTCGACGGCTGAAGCGGAAGTTCGCGCTGAACTGGCAGGCCAATCCGGCAAAGGCGGCAATGCCGCTGCTGCAGCCTTGATCGGCAAGCGCGTCGCTGAAAAAGCGTTGAAAGCAGGGATTACCGAAGTTGCGTTTGACCGCTCCGGTTTCCGTTACCACGGCCGTGTGAAAGCGTTGGCAGAAGCCGCACGCGAAGCCGGTCTGAAGTTCTAA
- the rplF gene encoding 50S ribosomal protein L6: protein MSRVAKMPIVVPAGAEVAISAQAITVKGPLGVLSQALTGQVKVENNAGTLSFDVANDSREANAMSGTLRALVNNMVVGVTKGFEKKLNLVGVGYKAQAQGDKLNLSLGFSHPVVHDMPAGVTCATPTPTEILIKGIDRQQVGQVAAEVRAYRAPEPYKGKGVRYADEVVKLKETKKK from the coding sequence ATGTCTCGAGTAGCTAAAATGCCTATCGTAGTGCCAGCTGGCGCCGAAGTCGCCATCTCCGCACAAGCGATCACCGTAAAAGGCCCGCTGGGCGTACTTTCCCAGGCCCTCACCGGCCAGGTCAAAGTGGAAAACAATGCAGGAACCCTGAGTTTCGACGTGGCGAACGACAGCCGCGAAGCCAATGCCATGTCCGGCACGCTGCGCGCACTGGTCAACAACATGGTTGTTGGCGTCACCAAGGGTTTCGAGAAAAAGCTGAACCTGGTAGGCGTGGGTTACAAGGCGCAAGCTCAAGGCGACAAGTTGAATCTGTCCCTGGGTTTCTCGCACCCTGTAGTGCATGACATGCCAGCTGGCGTTACCTGCGCAACACCAACCCCGACCGAGATCCTGATTAAAGGTATCGACCGTCAACAGGTTGGCCAGGTAGCCGCTGAAGTTCGTGCTTACCGCGCTCCTGAGCCTTATAAAGGCAAGGGCGTTCGCTATGCGGACGAAGTGGTTAAGCTTAAAGAAACCAAGAAGAAGTAA
- the rpsH gene encoding 30S ribosomal protein S8, translating into MSMSDPIADMLTRIRNAQGVQKTTVAMPSSKVKIAIASVLKDEGYIEDFAVTEAGGKAELKIGLKYYVGRPVIERLERVSRPGLRVYKGKDEIPVVMNGLGVAIVSTPQGVMTDRKARATGVGGEVICYVA; encoded by the coding sequence ATGAGTATGAGCGATCCTATCGCCGATATGCTGACCCGCATTCGCAATGCACAAGGCGTGCAAAAGACGACCGTGGCCATGCCATCGTCGAAAGTCAAAATTGCGATTGCCAGCGTCCTGAAGGACGAGGGTTACATTGAAGATTTCGCTGTTACCGAAGCTGGTGGCAAAGCGGAACTGAAAATCGGTTTGAAGTATTATGTTGGCCGTCCCGTCATTGAGCGCTTGGAGCGCGTGTCCCGTCCGGGTCTGCGCGTCTACAAGGGTAAAGACGAGATCCCTGTTGTGATGAATGGCTTGGGTGTGGCGATCGTGTCGACTCCGCAAGGCGTCATGACTGACCGCAAAGCACGCGCTACCGGTGTCGGCGGCGAAGTTATTTGCTACGTGGCTTAA
- the rpsN gene encoding 30S ribosomal protein S14, whose product MAKLSLINREIKRADLVAKFAPKREALKAIVDDQSKSEEERYEARLKLQALPRNSNPTRQRNRCAITGRPRGTFRKFGLGRIKLREFAMRGEIPGMTKASW is encoded by the coding sequence ATGGCCAAACTGTCACTGATTAATCGTGAGATCAAGCGTGCTGACCTGGTGGCGAAATTCGCCCCTAAGCGCGAAGCTCTCAAGGCCATCGTCGATGATCAATCGAAATCGGAAGAAGAGCGCTACGAAGCTCGCCTGAAATTGCAGGCGCTGCCACGTAACTCGAACCCGACGCGTCAACGTAACCGTTGCGCCATCACTGGTCGTCCGCGCGGCACATTCCGTAAATTCGGTCTGGGTCGTATCAAGCTCCGTGAATTCGCCATGCGTGGTGAAATTCCGGGTATGACAAAAGCAAGCTGGTAA
- the rplE gene encoding 50S ribosomal protein L5: MARLQEFYKEKVVADLTSKFGYKSVMEVPRLTKITLNMGVGEAIADKKVLEHAVADLTKIAGQKPVTTKSRKAIAGFKIREGYPIGTMVTLRGARMYEFLDRFITVALPRVRDFRGVNGRAFDGRGNYNIGVKEQIIFPEIEYDKIDALRGMNISITTTAKTDDEAKALLAAFKFPFRN; encoded by the coding sequence ATGGCACGTCTCCAAGAATTCTATAAAGAAAAAGTCGTTGCCGACCTGACCAGCAAGTTTGGTTACAAGTCGGTAATGGAAGTTCCACGCCTGACCAAAATCACCCTGAACATGGGTGTTGGTGAGGCAATCGCGGATAAAAAAGTTCTCGAGCACGCAGTTGCTGACTTGACCAAGATCGCCGGCCAGAAGCCAGTGACCACCAAGTCCCGCAAAGCGATCGCAGGCTTCAAAATCCGTGAAGGTTATCCGATCGGTACGATGGTCACCCTGCGCGGCGCTCGCATGTACGAGTTCCTGGATCGCTTCATTACCGTGGCTCTGCCGCGCGTACGCGATTTCCGTGGTGTGAACGGCCGTGCATTTGATGGTCGTGGTAACTACAACATCGGTGTCAAGGAACAGATCATTTTCCCTGAAATCGAATACGACAAGATTGACGCGTTGCGCGGTATGAATATCAGCATCACGACAACCGCTAAGACCGATGACGAAGCCAAAGCTTTGCTCGCCGCCTTTAAATTCCCTTTCAGGAACTGA